The DNA window CCCTAGTGTATCGATGATGTCGCTTTGTACATCGACAAACATTTTATAATGGCTTGCCCGCTTGTATTCATAAACAATGAATTGCATGTCACCAGTTCCTGTTTTCCTCAGCGAACGAACCATGTTGCGCTATAAAATTTGCAACTTCTGTCATTCCTTCGTGGTTATCTGCTTTCCACTTTTCGGCCTTTATCCTGCGGGCTTCTTTTCCTATGACATCATTTACTAGGCCAGAAATATTTATCCCGGAAGAACTAAGCACTTGATAGTGTTCTCTGTCTACAGTTACGCTAATTCTATGCTTCATGGGTACACCTCCTTTATATATATCGAGTATATACTATAAGTAATCAATTGACAATTGGACGCAAAATTCTGTTCGCGAAATGGCTCAATTGTTATGACGTATCTCTTCTGCTGACTCTGCAATTTTGTTCTCCACCGGCGTGGCTTTACCAAACGGCGCTTTCGCTATCTCTTCCAATTCATCACCAAAACTGCTGAGCCAGGAACCCGGCTGGCGTCCAGTCATCATATTGAATAACCAGTCACGGCTACTCACCACTTCCGATCGCAGGTAGTACAGTGGGTGATGTTGGCCAAATTCCGGGTCAGCATGATAATCATCCTGATACGTATAGGATAACATTGGCAAGTTTTCACACTTCGTTTTCAGGAACAGAATAAAACGCTTGAGATTACCCAGCCCACCACTTCTCATACCATTCTTGAGCATGAAACCAGTGCTCTCATACGCAACTGAATAGCAATTTCTAATAGAACGCACAACTATCAATGTGCCGTCACAACTGCCACCGGAAACACGGATAAAGTGAAAACGGGCATCGGAGGAGTCAGCTACTTCATTGGTATCAGGCAGAAAAAAAGACTGGTAATTTCTGCTGCCGAGGCTACGTACATGAAATGGCGAAAACTCGCCAGTGTATAGCCAGCTTGAGTTGCAGTTAAATGTCTCACCGATGCGGTTTGCCATACTGAACGTAAGACTTTCTCTTCCGTCCAGGCAGCCTAGTACTACAGCCGTACGCGCCATTGTGGCATGATAGCCCATGACATTTTTTCCTGAAAATACGGGAGGTGCCCCATGCACTCACCGACCAACGCCTGGGAACAGGAACTTATTTCACTGCATACCCGTCTGGCTCCCCTGTTTCACCATCCCGGCCCACAGCAACGCAGCCTCGCCTACCTCAAAGGATTGCTCAGTGACGTTGAACGTAAAAATGGCTGGCAACTGGCGGAATGGATAGGCGAGCGCACCACCTGCTGGTTCGGCGCAGCCGGGATGAAAAACAGAAGCGGGCTTATTTTGTGGTGTATGCGCGCAGAGAACAGGCGGATCTGAAAACCCTGGCTCAGGTGGCAGGCCGACGCTGGGAAATTGAATGTAGTTTTGAGGAAACGAAGGGAGAATGCGGCCTGGATCATTACGAAGTGCGGCAATGGCACAGTTGGTATCGGCACATCACCTTATCGCTACTGGCTCATGCGGTTCTGGCAGTCTTGCGGATAGGGGAGAAAAAAAACGCCGGCGGGACTGATCGCCCTCAGTGTGGCGGAACTCCGTAATTTGCTGTCAAAATTGATGGAAAAAACGGGAGAGACAATCGAACAGATTTTACATTGGTCATATTGGCGACGACGACACCAATACTGCGCACAACAATGTCATTATCGGAGCCGGGATAACCTTATGATTACAGAGCGATTACGGCTGTAGTATTAGGACATGCCAGCAATTGTTCAGCTTCAGGCTGGCTGTCATAGCCTGTGTGATTTCCGGGGAAATAGTGGAACAGGAAACGAGGGTAAAAACTTTACCTTCAAAGCAATGC is part of the Xenorhabdus cabanillasii genome and encodes:
- the ccdA gene encoding type II toxin-antitoxin system antitoxin CcdA — encoded protein: MKHRISVTVDREHYQVLSSSGINISGLVNDVIGKEARRIKAEKWKADNHEGMTEVANFIAQHGSFAEENRNW